Below is a window of Tsuneonella deserti DNA.
ACGGCAGCTTCAATCAGGCTGCACGGAAGCTCGGGCGAGCCCTGTCCGTCATCAGCTACGGCATCGCGGCACTGGAGCTTCAGCTCGGGGTCCAGCTGTTCGATCGGCAGGGATCGCGCAAGCCCAGGCTCACCGAAGCAGGCCGCGCGCTGCTGGCCGATGCGCGCTCGGTGATCGACGAAGTCGACGGGTTGATGGCCCGTGTGCGAAGCGTCCAGCAGGGACTTGAAAGCGAACTCTCGCTGGCAGTCGACGTCATGGTGTCCGGCGCTGCACTTGCCGGCATACTCAGCGACTTCCAGCAGGTGTTCCCTACCGTCGACTTGCGCCTCCACGTCGAGGCTCTGGGAGCGGTTGCGGCCCTTGTGGTGGACCACCGGGCCGATCTCGCGGTGGCCGGGCCCGACATTGTCGACCTGCCGGAACTGCAGCGCCGCGCGCTCGGCAGCGTGATGCTCGCCCCCGTCGCGGCGCCGGGCCACCCGCTGGCCCGAATGAAATCCATCCCCCCCGGCGAGGCGCGCCGCCACCTGCAGCTTGTTCTCACCGATCGGTCGCAGCTGACGGAGGGCAAGGATTTCTCGGTCCTCAGCCCCCGGACCTGGCGCCTGGCGGATCTCGGCGCGAAACACAGCCTGCTGCTTGAAGGGATCGGCTGGGGGAACATGCCGCGCCACCTCGTCGCGTCGGAGATTGCGAGCGGGCGGCTGGTGCGCCTCGACATACCAGAAAACCCAATCGTCGATTACGACCTGTTCGCACTCTGGCGGAAGGACAGCAGTCCGGGCCCGGCAACCAGCTGGATGCTCGAAGCGCTCGAGAAACGTCTCGCGAACGCACCTAGCGCGACCCTGCGGCAGGTTCCGCGCCCGTCTTCCACAGCGAGTAAAGCACCCCGCTAGCGATCAGGATGGCCGTGACCCCGAGACTGAGCACGGGGGGAAACTTGTCTCCGCCGAGCACGAAGTCAGCCACGAATATCTTGCCGCCAATGAACACAAGCACAGCCGCGAGGGCGTACTTCAGGTAGTGGAACCGGTGGACCATCGCCGCGAGCGCGAAATAGAGCGCACGCAGGCCGAGGATTGCCATGATGTTGCTCGTGTAGACGATGAACGGGTCGGTGGTGATAGCGAAGATGGCCGGCACGCTGTCGACCGCGAACACCAGGTCGGCAAGATTGATGACGACCAGAGCAAGGAAGAGCGGGGTGGCGGCGAGCACGAGCTTGCCGGTCCGCTCGTCAGGCTGGCGCACGAAGAAGTGCTGGGCGTGGAGTTCGCGCGTCACCCGCATGTGCGCCGATATCCAGCGCACCGCGGCGTTATTGCCGATATCGGGCTGGTGGTCGCCGGCGAAAAACATTTTCACGCCGGTGACGATCAGGAACCCGGCGAACAGGTAGAGCATCCAGTATGCCTCGGCTACGAGCGCGGCGCCGCCGGCGATCATGATGCCGCGCAGGACGATGACGCCGATGATCCCCCAGAGAAGGGCCCGGTACTGGTATTTTGCGGGGATCGCGAAGTAGCCGAAGATCAGGCTGATCACGAATACGTTGTCGATCGACAGGGCCTTCTCGATGAAGAACCCGGTGTAATACTGCATCCCGAGTTCGCCCCCCCGCTCGGCCCAGATCCACGCGCCGAAGGCAAGAGCGACCGCGATGTAGAAGGCGCTCAGCCTGAGCGATTCCGCGATCCCCATTTCGCGGTCGTCCTTATGGAGAAAACCGAGGTCGAATGCGGTGAGCGCCAGTACGAGGCCCGCGAATACGAGCCAGAACCATGCCGGGGTGCCCAGCAGGTCGAGAGTAAGGAAGTCCATTGCGCTGGGTCCCTGGCAACCTCGCGGCCGCGCGCGGACCGGATCGGCCGAGGCGCGCCAGCCGCGTTCGTATCAGCCCCGCGCGGGGCGGCGGAGAAGACGCGAAAGCTGGTCCTTCAGTGCCAGCTTGAGCTTCTTGAGCCTCACGATTTCGTGCGGATCGGCGCTCCGCACGCGCTGCATCAGGCGCAGACGCTCGTCGAGCTTCTGATGACGCTCGAGCAACGCGAAATAACGGTCGGACATGACAGTCTCCCTATCGAACAGGTGCACAGGTTCGATCGGATGTGCCGACACCGGATTTGGGGCAGAGGGGGGAGGAGCCCGGGCCCGGCATCGGCAACATCCGATGCGGTCCGACATCACGCTGGCTCAGGGATTGAAACCCGGAGCCGGCGCCAGAGGGGCCCGGTCCGCTCATTCGATGTGAGAAAGCGGATTTCGGGTTTCAAGTGGGGCAGCCAATTCTTTGGCCATTCGCCGTTTGAACCGGGAACGCATCGCTGCCCGCGTCTTGGCTGCCGCTCGCCTTCAAGCGTGTAATTTGGCTTCATTATCAGTTCACGAGGCCGGGCCGAGACTGAGGGCAGACTTTCCCCGGTTGACGCACGCTTGGAACGCCCACGCACTGATCGCGTTTGGGGGACGGGCGCGAGGGTATTGCGTGGTCACGAACGTGGCATGATCAATTGAAGGGACAAACGATGAAAAAATCTATCGTGTTACTGGCAGCCGCCGCGCTGCCGCTTGGCGCATGCACTTCGTACAATGGTGATAGTGACACCCTCGCCAGCGCCGGGACCGGCGCCGCTATCGGCGCTGCTGCCGGGGCCGGCGTCTCTGCCGTTGCCGGCACCGACCTCCTGACCAGCGCCGCGATCGGTGCCGCCGCCGGCGGGCTTGCAGGCGCGGTCTGGGCTGACCGGAACCGCGATGGCCGCGCTGACGGCTACGTCTACCAGAACCGCTACTATGCGGGCACCCCGGACACCTACCAGCCCGGCATGGGCGATGCCTCCTACTGCCCGAGCGTGGGCGGCACGGCGCTCAAGACCGGCGTTGCCGGTGCGGCCGTTGGCGCCGGCGCTGGTGCGCTCATCGGCGGGCTCGGCGTGCTTGAAGGTGCTGCGATCGGCGCGGCCGTTGGCGGCCTTGGCGGTGCGATCTGGGCCGACCAGAACCGCGACGGCTGCATCGACGGCTATGTCCGCGAAGGCCAGTACTATGCGGGCGTTCCGGCTCAGCAGCCCGTGAATACCACCTATACCGGTGAGCGGGGCTGAACCTTCAAATGACTAGCATTGCAAGGGCCGCAATGGCCCGGACCAACCGCGCGGTGCTGGTCGCTGGTGTGGGCGCGCTGATTGCATTCGGCGCGCCCATCCCTGTGGCGGCGGCGCAGCCTTACGGTCTGGACAGCCACGAGCTTCGGTCGGAGGTGAAGGACCGGGCTGGCGACTTGCGCCGTTTCTATGCCTCGCGGGATTATCGACCGCTGTGGTTGTCGCCCGACGGCAGTGCCCGTCCCGCAGTCGACCGGCTGCTGAGCCGGCTCGACACCGCACAATTTGATGCGCTCGATCGGAAAACGCTGAAAAAGCTGCGGACCGATTCCGTCCGCCGTGATCTCGATCGGGCGATGCGCGGCGATCCCGAAGCAATCGCGAAGGCCGACACGGGCCTGTCACATCTATACGCGTCCTATGTCCAGGCCATGCGTGCCGCTCCCCGGGCGTCGATGCTCTACGAAAGCCGTGCGCTTGCGCCGGTTGTCCCCACTGCCGAGGCTGCCTTGCAGGCAGCCGCAAAGGCGCCCTCGCTCGAGACCTACGTTGCCGAGATGGGCTGGATGCACCCCTTCTACGCCCCCCTTCGCGACGCGCTGGACAGCAACGGGTACGATCCCGAACGCCGACGCACGATCTGGGAAAATCTCCAGCGCGTGCGTGCGCTGCCGGCCACTCCGGCCGATCGCTATGTCCTAGTGGACGCGGCGAGCGCGCGGTTGTGGATGTACGAGAATGGCAAGCCGGTGGATTCGATGCGGGTCGTTGTCGGCAAGTCTGAATCGCAGACCCCCGCGATGGCAGGCTTCCTGCGCTATGCGATCGTCAATCCCTACTGGAACGTCCCGCCGGACCTCGTGCAGCGGACAATCGCGAACGGCGTGCTGAAGCAAGGCACGAAGTATCTCAAGACGCGCGGTTACGAAGTGCTGCCAAGCTATGACGAGAGCGCCAAGCCGATCGACCCTGCGAAAATCGATTGGAAGTCAGTCGCGCAAGGTGCGGAGCCGCCTTATGTCCGTCAGAAACCGGGCGGCGGCAATTTCATGGGCAAAGTGAAATACGAATTTCCCAATCCCAAGGGCATCTACCTTCACGACACGCCTGACAGGGGACTGCTGAAGCTCGACGAACGCCAGCTCAGCAACGGCTGCGTACGCCTCGAGGATGCGGAGCGCCTGGGGCGCTGGTTGCTCGGCAAGTCGGTGGCCAAGGCGGGTTCGAAGCCCGAACAGAAAATCAACCTGCCGACCCTTGTGCCGGTCTATCTCACTTACCTGACCGCTGCGCCGACCGAGAAGGGGATCGCATTCCGCGATGACGTCTATGGCCGCGACGGAGCGCCGCAGATGGCCGCTTTGACGAACTGATCAGCGGCGCCTCGTTCCCCAGGTGAAACTTGTCTGCAGGGTCGATTCGACCGCCTCGCCCCGCCCGTTTGTGGCGGGGCGAAAGCGGAAGCGGGCTGTAAACAGGCGACACGTGAGATCGTCGAGCAGGGCATGTCCGCTCGAACGAAGCACCGTGCAGCGATCCACTGCGCCATCGGTGCGAACGCGGAAGCTGATGGCGACAGTGCCTGCAAGTCCGGCTGCCTCGGCCGCGCGAGGATAGTCGCTGTCGCGCAAGGCCCCGGCGATGCGTTGCGCCGGCGTCCCCGCGCCCCCGCCGTCGCTTCCGCCTGTGCCTGAGCCTGAGCCGGCGCCCGTTCCGGTACCGGCCGTGCCCGCGCCCGAATTCACATCCCGTCCCTCTCCTGCCACCGAAGCAGCCGGTGCCGGACGGAGTGGCACGGGCGCGGTTGGCGCTTCCACCGGCATGGCATCGGCCTTGGCTCCTTCATCGCCAGGCCGACCTTTCGCGGGGTCGCTTTGCCGCTGCGTGGGGGGGGGCGGCGGCGGAGGAGGCGGAGGGCGCATGTCCACGGTGACGAGCGGGGTGTCAGCACTGTCCGGAGCAACCCCGCCCGATCGCAAGCCGAGCAACAATCCTGCCGCCAACGCCCCGTGGACCGCGATCGTAAGCGCCAGGGCGCCTGCACGCCTGCGCGGGTCCTTGTCCTGCCCATACATCGCATGATGGACAACGGAGAAAGGGGCGCTCTGCTCCCCTTTCGGAACGCTTGCGGCAGATCAATGCGCGCACTCTGCCGAACGGTAGCATTCCCGCCATACCCGCGTGGTTCCGCAGCAAGGAGAAAAGCGATGGATTTCGCCCCGTCGGCACGGCAACTCGAATGGCGGGATCGCGTTCGCGCCTTCATGGAGAGTCACGTCTATCCGGCCGAGGAGGCGTACCGCGCGCACCTCAAGGCCGACGATCCCGCCACGAGATGGAGCGTCCCGCCAGTCGTCGAGGAACTCAAGGCCCGCGCCTACGCCGAAGGGCTGTGGAACCTCTTCCTGCCTCCGTCCGGGCACGACGAGGGGGATTACCGCGGCGCTGGTCTCACGAACCTCGAATATGCCCTGTGCGCGGAAGAGATGGGCCGCGTGGGCTTCGCATCCGAGGCGTTCAACTGCTCGGCCCCCGACACGGGCAACATGGAAGTGCTGCACCGATACGGCTCGGCGACACAAAAGGAAGAGTGGCTACGCCCGCTGATGGACGGCAGCATCCGCTCCGCATTCCTGATGACCGAACCCGACGTCGCCTCTTCCGACGCGAGAAATATCCAGACCTCGATCCGGCGCGAGGGTGACAGCTACGTCATCAACGGCCGAAAGTGGTGGTCTTCCGGCGCGGGAGATCCCCGCTGCAAGCTGGCGATCGTCATGGGCAAGACCGATCCCGAAGCGCTGGCTCACCAGCAGCAGTCGCAAGTCCTGGTTCCGCTCGACACACCTGGAGTTGAGATTGTGCGCATGCTGCCGGTGTTCGGCTACGATGGCGCTCCGCACGGTCATGCCGAGATCGTCCTTCGCGATGTGCGCGTCCCGGCGGAGAACATGATCCTGGGCGAAGGACGCGGGTTCGAGATTGCGCAAGGCCGGCTGGGACCAGGTCGCATCCACCACTGCATGCGCACGATCGGGGCGGCCGAGCGGGCCATCGAGAAGATGGCCGAACGCCTGCTTTCGAGGGTCGCGTTCGGCAAGCGGCTCGCCGACCAGTCTGTCTGGGAACAGCGCCTCGGCGAAGCGCGGATCGACATCGAGATGGCCCGATTGCTGTGCCTCAAGGCCGCCGACATGATGGACAAGAGCGACAACAAGGCGGCTCGGCTGGAGATCGCCATGATCAAGGTGGCCGCCCCCCGCGCCGCGCTGCGCGTTCTGGACGACGCAATGCAGGCCCACGGCGCGGGTGGACTGTCAGACGATTTCGGACTGGCCGAAACCTATGCGGGGATGCGCGCGCTGCGCATCGCTGACGGCCCGGACGAGGTGCACCTGCGCTCGATCGCCCGGCTCGAGCTGGGCCGGGTAGGCGATCGGATGGCCGCGTGGCGCGACCGTGCCAGGCCTCTGGGCGTTTGAAGCGATGATGCGCTGTGGCATCCGCCTCCCGGTGGTGTATCCCGCCTGGACACTGCTTACGAACACCCGCGCGATGAAGGTGCCCAATTGAAGATTTTCCTCTTCGGCAAGCTCGGCGAACTAATCGGGCGCGAAGTGAATTTTGAACCGGAGCCGGGCACGGCGACAATCTCGGATGTGCGGCAAGCACTCGCCCGCGCCCATCCGGCTGCCTCGGACGACCTCCTGTCTCCGCGAGTGCGCGCATGTGTGAACGACGCGATGGTGAGCGACCGGCATCCTGTCGCCGCCGACGACGAAATTGCGCTCCTGCCACCGGTGTCAGGTGGCTGACGCAGTCGAAGCGCGCATAACGGACGACGCGCTTGATCCGCGGGCGGAGTTCGACGCGTTCCTTGCGGCTCTCGGGGGTGAAGGCGGGGTTGCCACATTCACCGGGCTTGCGCGACCATCG
It encodes the following:
- a CDS encoding LysR family transcriptional regulator, which translates into the protein MVDVGSPTVDQLRIFLAVAEHGSFNQAARKLGRALSVISYGIAALELQLGVQLFDRQGSRKPRLTEAGRALLADARSVIDEVDGLMARVRSVQQGLESELSLAVDVMVSGAALAGILSDFQQVFPTVDLRLHVEALGAVAALVVDHRADLAVAGPDIVDLPELQRRALGSVMLAPVAAPGHPLARMKSIPPGEARRHLQLVLTDRSQLTEGKDFSVLSPRTWRLADLGAKHSLLLEGIGWGNMPRHLVASEIASGRLVRLDIPENPIVDYDLFALWRKDSSPGPATSWMLEALEKRLANAPSATLRQVPRPSSTASKAPR
- a CDS encoding TerC family protein, which produces MDFLTLDLLGTPAWFWLVFAGLVLALTAFDLGFLHKDDREMGIAESLRLSAFYIAVALAFGAWIWAERGGELGMQYYTGFFIEKALSIDNVFVISLIFGYFAIPAKYQYRALLWGIIGVIVLRGIMIAGGAALVAEAYWMLYLFAGFLIVTGVKMFFAGDHQPDIGNNAAVRWISAHMRVTRELHAQHFFVRQPDERTGKLVLAATPLFLALVVINLADLVFAVDSVPAIFAITTDPFIVYTSNIMAILGLRALYFALAAMVHRFHYLKYALAAVLVFIGGKIFVADFVLGGDKFPPVLSLGVTAILIASGVLYSLWKTGAEPAAGSR
- a CDS encoding DUF465 domain-containing protein, whose translation is MSDRYFALLERHQKLDERLRLMQRVRSADPHEIVRLKKLKLALKDQLSRLLRRPARG
- a CDS encoding L,D-transpeptidase family protein, whose product is MARTNRAVLVAGVGALIAFGAPIPVAAAQPYGLDSHELRSEVKDRAGDLRRFYASRDYRPLWLSPDGSARPAVDRLLSRLDTAQFDALDRKTLKKLRTDSVRRDLDRAMRGDPEAIAKADTGLSHLYASYVQAMRAAPRASMLYESRALAPVVPTAEAALQAAAKAPSLETYVAEMGWMHPFYAPLRDALDSNGYDPERRRTIWENLQRVRALPATPADRYVLVDAASARLWMYENGKPVDSMRVVVGKSESQTPAMAGFLRYAIVNPYWNVPPDLVQRTIANGVLKQGTKYLKTRGYEVLPSYDESAKPIDPAKIDWKSVAQGAEPPYVRQKPGGGNFMGKVKYEFPNPKGIYLHDTPDRGLLKLDERQLSNGCVRLEDAERLGRWLLGKSVAKAGSKPEQKINLPTLVPVYLTYLTAAPTEKGIAFRDDVYGRDGAPQMAALTN
- a CDS encoding energy transducer TonB — encoded protein: MYGQDKDPRRRAGALALTIAVHGALAAGLLLGLRSGGVAPDSADTPLVTVDMRPPPPPPPPPPTQRQSDPAKGRPGDEGAKADAMPVEAPTAPVPLRPAPAASVAGEGRDVNSGAGTAGTGTGAGSGSGTGGSDGGGAGTPAQRIAGALRDSDYPRAAEAAGLAGTVAISFRVRTDGAVDRCTVLRSSGHALLDDLTCRLFTARFRFRPATNGRGEAVESTLQTSFTWGTRRR
- a CDS encoding acyl-CoA dehydrogenase family protein, whose protein sequence is MDFAPSARQLEWRDRVRAFMESHVYPAEEAYRAHLKADDPATRWSVPPVVEELKARAYAEGLWNLFLPPSGHDEGDYRGAGLTNLEYALCAEEMGRVGFASEAFNCSAPDTGNMEVLHRYGSATQKEEWLRPLMDGSIRSAFLMTEPDVASSDARNIQTSIRREGDSYVINGRKWWSSGAGDPRCKLAIVMGKTDPEALAHQQQSQVLVPLDTPGVEIVRMLPVFGYDGAPHGHAEIVLRDVRVPAENMILGEGRGFEIAQGRLGPGRIHHCMRTIGAAERAIEKMAERLLSRVAFGKRLADQSVWEQRLGEARIDIEMARLLCLKAADMMDKSDNKAARLEIAMIKVAAPRAALRVLDDAMQAHGAGGLSDDFGLAETYAGMRALRIADGPDEVHLRSIARLELGRVGDRMAAWRDRARPLGV
- a CDS encoding MoaD/ThiS family protein; this translates as MKIFLFGKLGELIGREVNFEPEPGTATISDVRQALARAHPAASDDLLSPRVRACVNDAMVSDRHPVAADDEIALLPPVSGG